A segment of the Pantoea sp. At-9b genome:
CTGAGCATGTTTGTGGTTTCGGTGCAGGACGTTGACGGCAGCTTTAACCCCAATGGCTTAATCAGCAATCTCCAGGACCCTTCCATCTGGAGCTTCGGTTGTCTGAGCGGCGGCAACTGCGGCACGGCATGGCGCACGTTATGGCTGGCGCTGATGACCGCCAGCGGTTCGACGCTGCTGGGACTGGCTTTTGCACTGGCCGCGACGCGCACACCGCTGCCGATGAAAAAAGCGCTGCGCATGTTAACCATCCTGCCGATTATTACGCCCCCCTTTGTGATTGGCCTGGCATTGATTCTGCTGTTTGGCCGTTCTGGCGTGGTGACTGAGCATCTGGCAGCGTTGTTTGGCATCGAACCGGGACGCTGGCTCTACGGCCTCACCGGCATCTGGATCGCTCAGGTGTTGTCGTTCACCCCCATCGCTTTTTTGGTCTTGATCGGCGTGGTGGAGGGCGTTAGCCCGTCGCTGGAGGAGGCCTCGCAGACGCTGCGCGCTGATCGCTGGCGTACCTTCACCCGCATTTCGCTCCCCTTGATGGCCCCCGGTCTGGCAAACGCCTTTTTGATCAGTTTTATCGAGAGCATGGCTGACTTCGGCAATCCGATGGTGCTGGGCGGGAGCCACGGCGTGTTGTCGACGGAGATCTTCTTCTCGGTGGTCGGGGCGCAGAACGATCCCAGCCGCGCAGCGGTGCTGGCGATGATTTTGCTGTGCTTCACGCTGGCGGCTTTTATCCTGCAACGCCTGTGGCTGGGCGGGAAAAACTTCGCTACCGTTACCGGCAAAGGCGATGGTGGCAACCACGGCCAGCTCCCGCGTGCGCTGCGCTATGGCGTTTATGGCATGGTGCTGCCGTGGGGTCTGTTTACGCTGGTGATCTACGGCATGATCCTGGTGGGTGGCTTCGTGCAGTCGTGGGGGCTGAACGATACGTTGACGCTGGAACATTACATCCGCGCGTTCCGCATTACTTTTACCGACGGCCATCTGTTGTGGAGCGGGGTGGCGTGGAACTCCTTCTGGACCACGCTGGAGATCGCGCTGATTGCCGCGCCGTTGACGGCCATCGTCGGCCTGCTTACCGCCTGGTTGATCGTGCGTCAGAAGTTTGCCGGTCGTCAGACCTTCGAATTTCTGTTGATGCTGAGTTTCGCCATTCCCGGCACGGTGATCGGTGTCAGCTACGTGATGGCTTACAACCTGCCGCCGCTGGAGATCACCGGCACCGCAATGATCCTGATTGCCTGCTTTGTGTTTCGTAATATGCCGGTGGGCGTGCGCGGCGGTATCGCGGCGATGAGCCAACTGGATAAAAGCCTCGATGAAGCCTCGCTGACGCTGGGGGCCAACAGTTTCCGCACGCTGCGCAAAGTGGTGCTGCCACTGCTGAAACCGGCGATCAGCGCGGCACTGGTGTACGCCTTTGTGCGCGCCATCACCTCCATCAGCGCGGTGATCTTCCTCGTCTCCGCCCAGTACAACATGGCGACCTCGTACATCGTCGGATTGGTCGAAAACGGTGAATACGGCGTGGCGATCGCCTATTCAACGGTGTTGATCGTGGTGATGCTGCTGATCATCGGCGTGTTTCAGTGGCTGGTGGGTGAACGTCGTCTGCGCCGGGTGGCGCGTCCGGTGGAAGCGGCCACACCGCCCGCTACTCCCTCATTAACTCAGGAAGGTGCTGTATGAACACAGGTTCCGTGGTGTTTGAACACGTCTCGAAATGCTTTGCCGGATTTACCGCGTTGCCGGATCTGTCGCTGACCGTGGAACCCGGCAGCCTGGTGACGCTGCTGGGTCCCTCCGGCTGTGGCAAAACCACCACGCTCCGCCTGCTGGCGGGGCTGGAGCATCCCACCTCCGGGCGCATTCTGATCGGCGGTAAAGATGTGACCCATCTGCCTGCCAACGAACGCGATGTGGCGATGGTCTTTCAGTCGTATGCGCTGTTTCCGCATATGAGCGCGCTCGACAACATTATGTATGGCCTGTTGTCGTCAGGCATCAGCAAGCGGGAAGCGCAGGACCGCGCGCGCAATGGGTTGAAACTGGTAGGGCTGGAAAATCAGGGGGCGCGCTTGCCGTCGGAACTGTCGGGGGGGCAGCAGCAGCGCATAGCAGTGGCGCGCGCCCTGGTGCTGGAGCCGCAGGTATTGCTGCTCGACGAACCTCTGTCAAACCTCGATGAGCGTCTGCGCCGTCGGGTGCGTACCGATATCCGCGATCTGCAACAACGACTGGGTTTTACGGCGGTGTACGTCACCCATGACCAGGAAGAGGCGCTGGCGGTCTCCGATAAAATTATTGTCATGAAAGAAGGGGATATTGCTCAGCAGGGCGCGCCGGAAAGCCTGTACCTGACACCCAACTCGGTGTTTATCGCCGACTTTATGGGGGAAGCGAATATTTTGCCGTGCGAAGTGGAACGGGTCGAAGGCAGCGAAGCACTGGTACGTCTCGGCAGCCAGCGCTTTCGCGTGCGGCATAGCGCCGCGAAAACCGGCAGCGCGCAGCTTTCTGTCCGCCCGCAATTTATCACGCTGGGCCAGCAGAACGGTGGCGCGCTGCGTGGTGAGGTGACCCACTGCACCTGGCTGGGTGATCACATTGAATATGAAGTGGCGACCGAATTAGGTTCGTTGTTTATCGTCGATGCACAGATGGAACAACAGCACCCGCTGGCGACCTCGGTTGCGATTGATTTTAAACCCCAGGGGCTTGCCCTGATTGCCGGATAACAAGGAGCAACGATGAGTAACGTGGAAAGTAACGCCTTGCTGACGCGGTTGGCGCTGGCAGAAGAGGTGGCGCGCGCAGGCGGTGCAGCCGCGCTGCACTGGTTTGAACAGCGTGACAGCCTG
Coding sequences within it:
- a CDS encoding ABC transporter ATP-binding protein, which produces MNTGSVVFEHVSKCFAGFTALPDLSLTVEPGSLVTLLGPSGCGKTTTLRLLAGLEHPTSGRILIGGKDVTHLPANERDVAMVFQSYALFPHMSALDNIMYGLLSSGISKREAQDRARNGLKLVGLENQGARLPSELSGGQQQRIAVARALVLEPQVLLLDEPLSNLDERLRRRVRTDIRDLQQRLGFTAVYVTHDQEEALAVSDKIIVMKEGDIAQQGAPESLYLTPNSVFIADFMGEANILPCEVERVEGSEALVRLGSQRFRVRHSAAKTGSAQLSVRPQFITLGQQNGGALRGEVTHCTWLGDHIEYEVATELGSLFIVDAQMEQQHPLATSVAIDFKPQGLALIAG
- a CDS encoding iron ABC transporter permease — protein: MNANNRRFVGALLAGALALTLLPWYSLESGFFSGSWLLSLWSDAANAPALWQMVAFQHPWLGGAVALYLLCAACGLLAPGGLRSRLLLLFSALGVLFLIMEGHAIGYSGWSWLWLENQFGALQQGQPAMGAGALLMLTTFLLLFSFALAERGVLKGDAFVVSALVLLTALVSLFVLYPVLSMFVVSVQDVDGSFNPNGLISNLQDPSIWSFGCLSGGNCGTAWRTLWLALMTASGSTLLGLAFALAATRTPLPMKKALRMLTILPIITPPFVIGLALILLFGRSGVVTEHLAALFGIEPGRWLYGLTGIWIAQVLSFTPIAFLVLIGVVEGVSPSLEEASQTLRADRWRTFTRISLPLMAPGLANAFLISFIESMADFGNPMVLGGSHGVLSTEIFFSVVGAQNDPSRAAVLAMILLCFTLAAFILQRLWLGGKNFATVTGKGDGGNHGQLPRALRYGVYGMVLPWGLFTLVIYGMILVGGFVQSWGLNDTLTLEHYIRAFRITFTDGHLLWSGVAWNSFWTTLEIALIAAPLTAIVGLLTAWLIVRQKFAGRQTFEFLLMLSFAIPGTVIGVSYVMAYNLPPLEITGTAMILIACFVFRNMPVGVRGGIAAMSQLDKSLDEASLTLGANSFRTLRKVVLPLLKPAISAALVYAFVRAITSISAVIFLVSAQYNMATSYIVGLVENGEYGVAIAYSTVLIVVMLLIIGVFQWLVGERRLRRVARPVEAATPPATPSLTQEGAV